A genomic stretch from Corynebacterium kutscheri includes:
- a CDS encoding urease subunit gamma encodes MHLTQREQDKLMIVVAADLARRRKERGLKLNHPEAVALITAELMEGARDGKSVAQLMAEGITILTRDDVMEGVPEMIADVQVEATFPDGTKLVTVHKPIR; translated from the coding sequence ATGCATCTCACTCAGCGTGAACAAGATAAGCTCATGATTGTCGTCGCAGCTGATTTGGCACGACGTCGTAAAGAACGCGGTCTCAAACTCAACCATCCAGAGGCAGTCGCATTAATTACTGCTGAACTCATGGAGGGTGCTCGCGATGGCAAATCTGTTGCTCAACTCATGGCTGAAGGCATCACCATTTTAACGCGCGATGATGTTATGGAAGGCGTACCAGAGATGATCGCCGATGTTCAGGTAGAAGCAACTTTCCCAGATGGCACCAAACTAGTCACCGTTCACAAGCCAATTCGCTAA
- a CDS encoding urease subunit beta — protein MIPGEYFISETTPIIMNAGREAITIEVTNKGDRPVQVGSHFHFAEANSELEFDRQAAMGKRLDIPAGTAVRLEPGDSRTVNLIDFAGTREIYGFNNKVNGKID, from the coding sequence ATGATCCCTGGTGAATACTTCATTTCTGAGACCACCCCAATCATTATGAATGCCGGCCGCGAAGCCATCACAATTGAGGTAACCAATAAAGGCGATCGACCAGTCCAGGTTGGTTCCCACTTCCACTTTGCAGAGGCTAATTCCGAACTGGAATTTGATCGTCAAGCAGCTATGGGTAAGCGTCTCGATATTCCAGCTGGTACTGCGGTACGACTCGAACCGGGCGATTCTCGCACAGTCAATCTCATTGACTTTGCCGGCACCCGCGAAATCTACGGCTTCAACAATAAAGTCAACGGAAAAATTGACTAG
- the ureC gene encoding urease subunit alpha, with translation MSFEMSRRQYAELHGPTTGDGIRLADTDLIAVVEKDLTHYGDEVSFGGGKVIRDGMGQNSRVDADQVPDLVITNTTIIDYTGIYSADIAVKDGRIMKIGKAGNPDIMDNIDIIIGVGTEVIGGEGKIVTAGAIDTHIHFISPEQVEAALDNGTTTLIGGGTGPVDSTNATTVTAGASNIAKMIEASRDFAVNVGFLGKGHASNPERLREQIRAGAIGLKIHEDWGATANTIDNALTVADEMDVQVAIHTDTLNEGGFAGNTIAAFKDRVIHTFHTEGAGGGHAPDILKVAGLPNVLPASTNPTLPFTVNTMDEHLDMIMVCHHLNADLPEDIAFADSRIRKETIAAEDVLHDMGVLAITSSDSQAMGRVGEVVLRTWQVAHRMKQQRGSLAGDTTNNDNERIKRYIAKYTINPAIASGVADTIGSVEEGKLADLVIWDPAYFGVKPNIVIKSGIIARSIMGDANASIPTPQPRTMRYSFGARGAAAGRTSVTFLPTAAFEADIPEQLGIDRKFVEAKNMRTISKADLKHNNATPNIEVDPETYTLTVDGEPITSEPATELPMAQRYFLF, from the coding sequence ATGTCTTTTGAAATGAGTCGTCGCCAATACGCAGAACTACACGGACCAACCACCGGCGACGGAATCCGCCTAGCCGATACCGACCTCATTGCAGTCGTTGAAAAGGATCTGACCCACTATGGCGATGAGGTTTCTTTCGGCGGCGGAAAAGTTATTCGCGATGGCATGGGACAAAACTCCCGTGTCGACGCAGACCAAGTTCCCGACCTGGTTATCACCAACACCACTATTATTGACTACACCGGCATTTATTCCGCTGATATCGCTGTTAAAGACGGCCGTATTATGAAGATCGGCAAAGCCGGTAACCCCGATATTATGGACAATATCGATATCATTATTGGTGTTGGCACCGAGGTTATCGGCGGCGAAGGCAAGATTGTCACTGCCGGCGCTATTGATACCCATATCCACTTCATCTCCCCTGAGCAGGTCGAGGCAGCTCTAGATAATGGAACCACCACTCTTATTGGTGGTGGCACTGGCCCAGTTGATTCTACTAATGCAACAACCGTAACCGCTGGTGCAAGCAATATCGCTAAGATGATCGAAGCTTCTCGCGATTTTGCCGTCAACGTAGGTTTCCTTGGTAAAGGACACGCCTCCAACCCAGAGCGTTTACGCGAACAAATTCGCGCTGGCGCTATCGGACTTAAGATTCACGAAGACTGGGGTGCTACCGCAAATACCATCGACAACGCGCTTACCGTTGCCGATGAAATGGACGTTCAAGTTGCTATTCACACTGACACCTTGAATGAGGGCGGCTTTGCCGGTAACACCATTGCTGCCTTCAAAGACCGGGTAATCCACACCTTCCACACCGAAGGCGCTGGTGGCGGACATGCCCCAGATATTCTTAAAGTAGCTGGTCTACCTAATGTTTTGCCAGCATCAACCAACCCGACCCTGCCATTTACCGTTAATACGATGGATGAGCATCTTGACATGATCATGGTGTGCCACCACCTCAATGCTGATCTTCCAGAAGATATCGCATTCGCTGATTCACGTATTCGCAAAGAAACAATCGCTGCCGAAGATGTTCTACACGATATGGGTGTCTTGGCTATTACTTCCTCCGACTCTCAGGCTATGGGTCGTGTGGGCGAGGTTGTGCTGCGCACCTGGCAGGTTGCTCACCGGATGAAGCAACAACGGGGCTCACTAGCAGGCGATACTACCAACAACGATAACGAGCGCATCAAGCGCTATATTGCTAAGTACACCATTAACCCAGCTATTGCTTCTGGTGTGGCCGATACGATTGGCTCTGTTGAAGAAGGTAAGCTCGCCGATCTTGTTATTTGGGATCCGGCATACTTCGGTGTAAAGCCAAATATCGTGATTAAGTCTGGCATTATTGCTCGCTCGATTATGGGTGATGCTAATGCTTCTATCCCAACGCCACAGCCTCGTACCATGCGTTATTCCTTTGGCGCTCGTGGTGCTGCTGCTGGTCGTACCTCGGTAACCTTCCTACCGACGGCTGCTTTCGAGGCTGACATACCAGAACAACTTGGTATTGATCGCAAATTTGTCGAAGCAAAGAACATGCGCACAATCTCCAAGGCAGATCTCAAGCACAACAATGCCACCCCAAACATTGAAGTGGATCCAGAAACGTATACGCTCACTGTTGACGGTGAACCTATCACTTCTGAGCCAGCTACCGAGCTTCCAATGGCTCAGCGCTACTTCTTGTTCTAG